A section of the Humulus lupulus chromosome 2, drHumLupu1.1, whole genome shotgun sequence genome encodes:
- the LOC133816713 gene encoding coatomer subunit delta-like, whose translation MVVLAASIVTKSGKVLVSRQFVDKSRIRIEGLLAAFQKLIGTGKQHTYFETENVRYVYQPIEALYLLLVTNKQSNILEDLETLRLLSKLVPEYSMSLDEEGVCRTAFELIFAFDGVISLGHKENVTVSQVKQYCEMESHEEKLHKLVMQSKINETKDVMKRKASEIDKSKIEKNRGDKGGFMSMGSGRIESSFSEMSISNTRSGFGSGSGFGLNTEIDPFSIKSKGLFMLFNIEFDV comes from the exons ATG GTTGTTCTTGCTGCTTCCATCGTAACCAAGTCTGGGAAAG TACTTGTTTCTAGACAATTTGTGGACAAGTCTCGCATAAGAATAGAAGGTCTTCTTGCAGCTTTCCAAAAGTTGATAGGCACTGGAAAACAACATACATATTTTGAGACAGAAAATGTTCGCTATGTTTACCAGCCTATTGAAGCTTTGTACTTGCTACTTGTTACAAACAAACAGAGCAATATTCTGGAAGATTTGGAGACACTGCGACTACTCTCAAAGCtt GTGCCGGAGTATTCTATGTCTCTAGATGAAGAGGGTGTTTGCAGGACTGCTTTTGAGCTGATTTTTGCTTTTGACGGGGTCATCTCTCTTGGACACAAGGAAAATGTAACTGTATCTCAGGTTAAACAGTACTGTGAAATGGAGAGTCACGAAGAGAAGTTGCACAAACTTGTAATGCAGAGCAAGATTAATGAGACGAAAGATGTCATGAAACGTAAAGCTAGTGAGATTGACAAAAGCAAG ATTGAAAAGAATAGGGGTGATAAGGGAGGGTTTATGTCAATGGGCTCAGGAAGAATAGAGAGCAGCTTTAGTGAGATGAGCATTTCAAATACTAGAAGCGGTTTTGGGAGTGGTTCTGGTTTTGGATTGAACACTGAGATCGATCCATTTTCTATCAAGTCTAAGGGTTTGTTCATGCTCTTTAATATTGAATTTGATGTGTAA